In the genome of Lysobacter sp. 5GHs7-4, the window CGTCGCCGAGCACGCGCGCGTGCCGGTGATCAAGCACTACAAGGGCGTCTGTCATCTGTACGTCGATCGCGCCGCCGACCCCGAACGCGCGCTGGCGTTGCTGATCGACGGCAAGACCTCGCGCCCGGGCGTGTGCAACGCCCTGGAAACCCTGCTGGTGCACGCGCAGATCGCGCCGGATTTCCTGCCCGCCGCGCTGGCGGCGCTGGCCGCGCGCGGCGTCGAAGTGCGCGGCTGCGACCGCACCCGTGCCTATTCCGACGCCGTGCTGCCGGTCGCCGAGGCCGACTACGACGCCGAGTACCTGGACCTGATTCTGAGCGTGCGCGTGGTCGACGATCTCGACGCCGCGCTGGCCCATATCGCCCGCCACGGCTCCGACCATACCGAGGTGATCGCCACCGAAGACACCGCTACCGCCGAGGCTTTCGTGCGGCGCACGCGCAGCTCGGCGGTGATGGTCAACGCCTCCTCGCGCTTCAACGACGGCGGCCAGCTCGGCCTGGGCGCCGAGATCGGCATCTCCACCACGCGCCTGCACGCCTACGGACCGATGGGCGTGGAGTCGCTGACGATCGAGCGTTACGTGGTGCGTGGGGCGGGGCAGGTACGGCACGCCGAGTCTCTGGGCGCTTAGCCGCACGCATGCGCCGGTCGTCGCGGCATGCGACGATTCGGCGTCCTGGGTGCATCCCTACCAGGGTTCCGTCACGCCTGGGAGGGCGAATGTTGCGACCGATCCTGTGTGCATGCCTGTACCTGGCCGCGCTGCCGGCGTGGGCCGCATCGCCGTATGCGTTCCCCACCGCCGCCATCGAAGACCGCGCTACCCTGGACGCGGCGATGCCGGCGCTGGCCAGGCAACTGCTGGCGGACTACCGCGACGACGATCGCGCGCGCTATCTCAACAACCGTTTCCGCCTGCAGCTCGTCGCCGGCGACTACGCCGAGGCCGAACGCAGCCTGATCGAGATCCGCAACGCGCCGCCCGGCCCGGGCCCGGTGCCGGTGCGCCCCAACCTGATCCAGTACGAAATCTACGCCGCCGCCAAAGCCGCGCAGGCGCGAGCGGGCGGCAGCTTCGAGGCCGCGCTGGCGCCCGCGTTCAAGCGCACGCTGGACGGTGTGGACGCGCCTACCGCTGGCGTGGCGATGCGCGTGCTCACCGTCGATCCCGCCGACGCGCCGCGCCAGCGTCGCGCGCTGGACGAGGCGCTGGCCGCGCAGAAGGGCAAAACCGCCATCGAACGCGACCCCGCGCTGGCGCTGGTACGCGCCTATCAGATCGAGCGCGCTTACCGCGAACTCACGCCCTGGCTGCCCGCGCTGGTGGCGCAGGACGACCAGCGCCGTTATCTGATCGAGCGCGACATCGCGGTGCGCACGCCCGACGGCGCCACCGTCTGCGCGGTGGTGGTGCGCCAGCGCGCGGCGCCGGCCAAGCAGCCGGCGCTGCTCAACTTCACCATCTATGCCGACCCCAACGGCACGCTCAACGAAGCGCGTCGCTCGGCCGCCAACGGCTATGTCGGCGTCACCGGCACCAGCCGCGGCAAGGGCTGCAGCACCGACACCGCCGTGCCTTACGAACACGACGGCCGCGACGCGGCCGCGCTGATCGACTGGATCGCCGCGCAGCCGTGGAGCGACGGCCGCGTGGGCATGTACGGCGGCAGCTACGAAGGCTTCACCCAGTGGGCCGCGGCCAAGCACCGCCCCAAGGCGCTCAAGGCGCTGATGCCCTCGGTGACCGGCGCGCCCGGCCTGGACGTGCCGATGGAAGGCGGCATCTTCTACGGTTTTCAGTACTACTGGCCGTTCTACGTGACCAACAACCGTCACCTCGACAACGCGCCGCTGGAGGACTACGCGCGCTGGAACCGCATGTACCGCCAGTGGTACGTCAGCGGCCGTGCCTACAACGATCTGCCGAAAATCGACGGCGCGCCCAACCCGACCTACCTGCGCTGGCTGTCGCACCCCGACTACGACGCGTACTGGCAGGACATGATTCCGTACCGCGAGGAGTTCGCCGACCTCGACCTGAAAGTGCTCACCACCACCGGCTACTACGACGGCGCCCAGATCGGCGCGCTGTACTACGTCAACCAGCACTACCGTTACCGTCCGCAGGCCGAGCATTACCTGGTGATCGGCCCCTACAACCACGTCAGCGGCCAGCGCGGCACCGTCGCCACCGGCGACATGCTGCGCGGCTACCGCCTGGACCCGCAGGCGCAGATCGACCTGGGCGTGCTGCGTTACCAGTGGTTCGACTACGTGTTCAAGGGCGCGCCCAAGCCGGCCCTGCTGGCCGATCGCATCAACTACCAGGTGATGGGCGCCGACGTCTGGAAGCATGCGCCGTCCCTGGCCGCGATGGGCGAACGGCGCCAGCGCTTCCACTTCGGCCCCGCCACCGCCGACGGCCGTTACCGCTTCCTGGCGCAGTCGCCGGGGAGCGAGGCCTTCGTCACCCAAACCCTGGACCTGCGCGACCGCAGCGACGCCGATCGCATCGTGCCCGGCGGCGGCATCGTCGACCGCGTGATCGATACCGCCGACAGCCTGACTTTCGTCAGCGAGCCCTTCGCCCAGGCCGAAGAGTTCAGCGGCCTGTTCTCCGGGAAGCTCGATCTGGCGGTGAACAAGCGCGACTTCGACTTCAATATCGGCTTGTACGAGCTCACCCCGCAAGGCGACTATTTCGAACTGTCGCGCTACCAATCGCGCGCCAGCTACGTCGCCGATGTCAGCCACCGGCAACTGCTGCAGCCGGACAGTCGCACCACTTTGTCGTTCGACGCCGGGCGCGCCACCAGCCGCCGCATGCAGGCCGGCAGCCGCCTGGTCGCCGTGCTCAGCGTGTTGCGGAATCCGCAGCAGGAAATCAACTACGGCAGCGGCAAGCCCGTGGCCACCGAAACCGTCGCCGATGCCGGAGCGCCGGTGCAGGTGCAGTGGTACGGCGACAGCTACCTGGAGATACCGTTGAGCCGGTGAGGGCGACACGCTGCCGTTCGCGTCTCATGTCATCAGCAAACTACGCGGAGCCATTAATCATCGGCGTGACGGGGCTCCGCGCGTTGTATAGACCGTCGCCGAACATCCCGTCATTCCGGCGAACGCCGGAACCCATTCTGATCTCGGCCGGGTACGGCAAGAGCGGCGCGGCCTCGTGCGCGAGACGCGATCGTCGCGACAGGCCTAGCCATGGCAGAAGACCAGGACCGCATGATGTCCCGCAAACCGCCGGCAGACGGCGAGGGCGCGCTCGGGCCAGGTGGGGTCTTCCGCGGCGTAGGTGGCTTTGCTGTTGAACCACTCCTGCTGTGGGGTGACGAGGGCGTAGGTCAGGTCGTCGGGGGTCACGGTATCGACCGGCACCACCAGATGCTCGGCATCCGCAAGCGCGGTGGGCCATTGGCAAACATCCTCGCCGCGTTCCTTGAGACCGTCACGGGTGCAGCACCAGTAGTAGTCCCACTCGCCAGGCGGACGGTCGTCCTGCCACATCTGGAAGGGCTGCATCAGCGCAGCGGTGGCGGCCTCGACATCCGGGGCCTCGTGCACCCGCGTGCCTAAAGGCAAGATCACTAGCGCGTAGAACTTCATCGGCAGCGGGTCGGATCGGCGGTAGGGGAGCTACCAGGATACGTCGCGAAACGAGTCCACCAGAAAGTCCACGAGGTGCCGCGTCTTCATCGGCAGGTGCTTGCGCGTCGCGTAGACGGCGTAGATGCCCAATTCGATGGAACGGTACTGCGGCATCAGTTCGACCAGTGTGCCGCGCCTGAGGTCGGCACCGACCAGGAAGTCGGGCTGCAGGATGATGCCCTGGTCCTCCAACGCCGCGGCCCGGCAGGTGTCGCCGCTGTTGCTGTGGATGCGCGGCTGCACGCGCACGTCCACCGCGCCGTCCGGTCCGGTGAATCGCCAGACGTCGCCGTCCATCCAGTAGCTATAGGCCAGCACCTGATGCTGGGCCAACTCGCGCGGCTGCATCGGCGTGCCGTGCGCGGCGAGGTAGCTTGGTGAGGCGCACAGGACCACGCGTGTGGTCGCCAGCGGGCGGCTGACCAACTGCGAATTCGCCAGTTGGGTGATGCGTACAGCCAGGTCGTAGCCTTCTTCCACCAGGTCGACCAGCCGGTCGTTGAGGGTGATGTCCAGCGACACCTTGGGATGCGCCGCGGTGAAGCGCGGCCACAGCGGCGCCAGATGCAGATTGCCGAAGGTCACCGGCGCGTTGATGCGCAACTGTCCCGTCGCCTCGCCGCCGCTGGAGACGGTTTCGGCTTCCAACTCGTCCAGTGCGGCGATCAGTTCGCCGGCGCGCGCGTGGAAGCGCTGGCCGTCGTCGGTGAGCGACAGGCGGCGCGTGGTCCGATGCAGCAGGCGCACGCCCAGGCGTTCCTCCAGCTCGGCGACGTGGCGCGACACCGCCGCTTTCGAAAACCCGGTGGCATCGGCGGCGCCGACGAAGCTGCCACTGCGGACCACGGCCAGGAAGCTCGCGATTTGCTGTAGATCCAACACGTTATTGTCTCTATTTAGTAGACAATTAATCGCTTTATCTCATATTTATCGGAGTAAATCGAGTCAATAGAGTGGTGACCAACCCGTAGGCCTTGAGGATCTCGCCATGGCACGCGCTCCCGCTCTGTTCGTCTCCCACGGCTCGCCGATGTTCGCGGTGGAGCCGGGCACCCTGGGCCCGAACCTGCGCCGGCTGGGGCATACGCTCACCGGCCTGAGCGCCATCGTCGTGGTGTCGCCGCATTGGCAGACCCGCGGCGTGAAGGTCGGTGCGGCCGTCGCGCCGGCCACCATTCACGACTTCGGCGGTTTCCCCAACGCGCTCTACCGACTGCAGTACGCGGTGCCGGGTGCGCCGGCGCTGGCGCCGGATGTCGCGCAACTGCTCGCCGACGCCGGCTTTCCCGCCACGCTGGACCCGCAGCGTGGGCTGGACCACGGCGCCTGGGTGCCGCTGCGCTACCTCAAGCCCGAAGCCGACGTGCCGGTGCTGCAGGTATCGATGCCGCACGATCTGGATCCGGCCGGCGCGCTGCGCCTGGGCCGCGCGCTGGCGCCGCTGCGCGAGCGCGGCGTGCTGATCGTCGGGTCCGGCAGCCTGACCCATAACCTCTACGAGTTCCGCCAACACGTCAGCGACCCGGAGTACGCGCAGGCCTTCGCCGACTGGATCGCCGACGCCGTGGCGCGGCGCGACGAGGACGCGTTGTTGCACTATCGCGACCGCGCGCCGCACGGCCGCCGCGCGCACCCCACCGAGGAACACTTCCTGCCCTTGCTGATCGCCTTGGGCGCCAGCGATGCGCAGGAGCCGAGCAGCGCGATCGTCGGCGGCATGACCTACGGCGTGCTGTCGATGGATTCGTTCGGATTCGGGCTGGCCGCCGATGCCGTGGCGAGGGCGGCATGAGCGCCGGTTCGCTGTCCGCGCTGCGCACCGACGCCGCGCTGCCGTTTCGCATCGCCGGCGCGATGCCGTCCGCGCCGCGCCGGCTGCTGCTGCTGGCGCACGGCGTCGGTGGCAACGAGACCAACCTGGCGGCCTTGGGCGAGCGCTTCGGCGACGACACGCTGGTGGTGTTGCCGCGCGCGCCGCTGGAACTGGGGGCAGGGCAGTACGCGTGGTTCCAGGTCGCGTTCGGGCCGCAGGGGCCGCGCCCGGATCTGGATGCCGCCGAGCGCAGCCGTCGCGGCCTGGCGGACTTCATTGCCGAGCTGCAGTCGCGCTACCGCGTCGCTGCGTCGCAAACCGTGGTCGCCGGTTTCAGTCAGGGCGGCATCGTCAGCGCCAGCGTCGGCCTCACACGGCCCGAACTGCTGCGCGGTTTCGGCGTGCTGGCCGGACGCATCCTGCCGGAGATCGAGCCGCTGCTGGCCGATCGCGCGTCGCTGGCCCGCATCGCCGCCTTCGTCGGGCACGGCCGCGACGACAGCAAGCTGCCGGTCGAATGGGCGCATCGCGCCGAGGCCTGGTTGAGCGAGTTGGGCGTCGCCCACGAGACCCGCGTGTATCCCGGCGATCACGCCATCGCGCCGGCCATGGCGGCGGACTTCCACGCCTGGTTCGCACGCCTGACCCGGGTTTGAGCTTTTTTCTTTTCTCGGCGCGGTCCGCGCACGACCGCGTCGTATCCCGGCCCGCAAAGCCGATCACCCAGGAGCATGAAATGAAACGCACGCATTGGAATGCATTGTCGGCCGCGCTCATCGCGCTCGCCGTGGCCGCCTGCGCACAGGAGGCGCCATCGTCCGCCGCGACCGAGCCCACCGCCGCTGCGCCTGTGGCTGCCTCAGCTGTGTCCGTCAACACCGACGAACTCGCGGCCGAACAGAAAAACCTAGCCACCTTCGACGACCTCGACTTCAACGTCTTCAGCAACCGCAAGTGGGACGAGTTGTCGCACAGCCACGCCAAGGACATCCTGGTGCATTGGCCCGACGGCCACACCACCACCGGCATCGACGTGCACATCGCCGATCTGGAAAAGATGTTCGTCTACGCGCCGGACACCCGCATCAAGGTGCATCCCATCCGTATCGCCCAGGGCAACATGACCGCGGTCAGCGGCATCATGGAAGGCACCTTCACCCAGCCGATGCCGCTGGGCGACGGTAAGTTCGCGCCACCCACCGGCAAGACCTTCAAGCTGCCCATGGCCACCATCGGCCGCTGGGAAAACGGCGTGATGCAGGAGGAGTGGCTGTACTGGGACAACCAGACTTATATGACGCAACTCGGCTTGGCCAAGTAATCCTCAGTCGTAGCGAAGAGCCCCGTGCCTACGGGGCTCCTTCGTTCGGGATCCTTAGGCCGCACCGGCGCGCTTGCGCTTCGTCGCGAGGTGCCAGATGAGCCAGGTCGGCAGCACCCACACCGTGGGGCAGGCCCAGCCGAACAGCGCGGCAATGCCGACGAAGCCTTCCGGGCATTTTTTCAGCATGTCTGACAGGTGGGCGCAACATGGGTGTTATTTTCCACGCGGCGCCCAGATCCAGTCGATGTCGTCGTCGCGGATGTCCCGAGGCGTCTCCGATACCCAGTTCGCCGCATTGTCGACATCGCCGTTGCCGGTGTATTTGGCGAATTCGGGATACGGGAAGATCGGACGCGTACGCACCACCGTCTTCCTTGCCTCTGCCTTGGACGGTTCGAATGTCACGGCTTTGCCTTCGTACTGGGTGGCGACGATGCGCCCAGGCGTTTCGCCCTTCTCCACCCAGTTCACGATGGCGGTGAGCAGGTCGAAACGATCCGGCACGCCACCTCCGCGGCAATGGTTCATGCCCGGCACCATGTAGACGCGGAACCACTCGCGCACCTTGTCCAGACCGCCGGCTTGTGCCGTGACCTTGGCGTAGTAGTCCAGCGTGTTCATCGGCGAGACGGTGGGGTCGGCCCAGCCGTGGTAGACGATGAGCTTGCCACCGCGCGCCTGGAACGCCTTCAGGTCCGGCGCGGTGTAAGGCGCGACGGGGTCGTACAGCCGGGACATGGCTTCCAGCTTGTGCATCTCGGTGCTGAAGTCGAACTGCCGATAGCTGTAGCCCTGCGGCGGATTCTTCTCCTGCGCGAGATAGGCGTGCATGCCCTTGGCAAGACCGAGCCGGACGCCACCCGGATCGCCCCAGGCCAGCTCGCTGCCGTGCATGCGCCAGCCCGGATAGATGCGCTGGCCGGCGCGATTGCGCGGGCCGTCGTAGAGCCGGCGCACCACCGCGACTTGCGCGGCCGAGAGGCAGCTGTCGCTATCCGTTGCCGGGCATTGCAGCGTGCCGGGATCGAAACGGCAATCGCGCGGCTCCGTCAGGATGCCGTCTTTGACGCCGTCGAGCGCATCGCAGACGGCGAGCACCGCGCCGGCGAGCAGTTTGAGGTCGTCGGCGTCGAGCACCGGCTTGCCGTCGTCGCCGATCAGCTGCTGCATGTCCCAGGCGTTGACGATGCCGCCCTGGCGCTGGGCGAAGGCCGGGTCGCCGGCGATGATGCCGTCGAAGTCGTCGGGGTGGAATTGCGCCGCGCCCAGACCCTCGCGGCCACCGGTCGAGCAGCCGCGCAGGTAGGAATGATGTGGGCGCTGGCCGTAGAAGTACTCGGCTACCGTCTTGGCGACCACCGCCATCGCATGTGGGCTGCGCGTGCCGAAATCGCGGCGCGCCACCGGATCGTTGCCCCAGAACGGTTCGCCGGTCGGCGAACCGATATGGCCCATGTTGTGCGCGGCGACCATGAAGTCGCGTTCGACCGCATCGCCGCAGTATTTGTCGGTTTCGACCTGGCCGCAGAAGCCGCCGCAGCCCGATTGCATGTAGCGCCCGTTCCAGGTGCGGGTGGGCAGCCGCAGCTCGAACTGGATCTGCGGGTCGATGTAACCCTTGGCCGCGCAGTACTCGGGCGCATCGGCTGTGGCGGCAACGACTTCGGCGGTCAGGATTTTGGCCGCGGCATCGGGAATGCCGCTGAAGTCGTGTGCGACCAGGCTCTCACACGTGGCCTTGGCCGCCGACGGTGCACTGCCGGGCACGTGTGTCGCGCCCGCCTGCGCCGCAAGCGGCCACACCAGGGCCAGCAGTAGCCATCCGTTGTTGATGGCCGCCTGACCGAACTGGCCCAGATCCACGCTCTTACCCATGCTCGATTCTCCGGCTAGATGTTGTTCGAAAGGCTGAAGGTGACGGTCAGTGCCCGTATGCGCGCGACGAACGTCTTGCCGCTGGCGGGATAGTCGGTGTTGCGCCTCAGCGTCCAGATCTTTGGCGTCGTAGACGGGCCCCGCAAAAAGGAGCGCCCCCGACAGCCCCAGCGACGTAGCCACCGCCCCGGGAGAACGGCACGCGCGTCCGTGGCGCGGGCTACCCCTGAAGCCAGATCCGGATCGCTATTTTTCTCGGTCGAACCGAGCATGCCTGCACCTCGCCCTGGTCGAATTCGGGCACGGACGGGTGCCTCAACAGCCCAGTCCGGGTTTGGCACCAGAACCGGACACGCCAGCGGAACAGGGGGGCGTAGGGAAGAGAAAAGTAACCTGACCCCTATCCGGCCGTGCCTACGGGGCTCCTTCGTTCGGGATCCTTAGGCCGCGCCGGTGCGCTTGCGCTTCGTCGCGAGGTGCCAGATGAGCCAGGTCAGCAGCACCAACACCGTGGGGCAGGCCCAGCCGAACAGCGCGGCAATGCCGACGAAGCCCTCGGTCTGCGCGATTTCGCTGGCGCTGGCCGCGCTGCGCACCCTGTACGCATAGGCCACGTTGAGCGCCCAGCCGGACGCCACCGCGATGGCGGCCGCTACCCGTCCGCTCAATCGCCCACGCGCCTTCAACCACAGGAACAGCAGCACCGGCAGTACCAGCGCGGTCACCAGCAGTGCGGCAGTAGCGAAACTTCCCATAAGCCTCGGACCCAAGCACGAAGCGGCGCCTGTTCGCGTACGGCGCTAACGATGCATCCAGCGATACGCCCACCACCCCAACAGCAGCAAGGCGAGCAGCCAGACGCCCCCGATCACCGCAGCGGCCACCCAACTGACGGGCCGCTGCGCCGAACGTTGCGCCTGTTCCCGCGCGGACGCAAGCACCTCCGCCGGCAGCAGGCGCACCACCAGGGCGATGCCCAGCGGTATCAGGATCAGGTCGTCCAGATAACCCAGCACCGGGATGAAGTCCGGAATGAGATCGATGGGGCTGAGCGCGTACGCCGCGACGATCAGCGCCAGCAGGCGCACGGACCAAGGCGTGCGGGCATCGCGCGCTGCGTAGTAGGCCACCAACGTGAGCTGCTTGAGTGCTTTAGCGCGTGCCTTCAATGAGCGCAGTAGCGGCATCGGGTAGCGCATCAGGCTGGCATCTGGCGGTGCTGCGGCTGATTGGGCGTTAGTGGACAGCGTCACCAAGGCTCGCCGCGCGCCGATTCCACGCGCGCCCACACGTCGGGCGTTCCGCTTTTCCACACGCCTCCCAGCAAGTCACGGAATGCTGGACTGCGACGGGCTTCTGTTTCGATGCGATCTATGAATTGCGGCCCGGTGAAATGAATCAGATCCTCCAGAGGCCCTGCCGCCAAGACACCGAGCACAGTGTCCGGTGGCTCTTTGGACAGGACCATCAGGATGGCTTCCCAGCATTCCTCCGTGCCGGATGCGTCCATGAATTTTTCCACCGCCCACCAATCCGGATGGCCGTCGGTCGGCCTGCCGGCATCCAACTGGAAGGCGATGTAAGCGGACGCCCACTCCTCGATGCTTCGCGACGGGCTGTCGATTTCATCGGGGTCGGGCTCGGGCGCTGTCATGGCTGCGTCTGTGGATTGTCGATGGGCCAGATCATAGTGCGGCACGCATCTGTCTGTGTATTCGGCCCCAAGTTGCGACCGCAGCGTTGCATCGCGATCCGCATGCATCACTGCCAAGCTCCGATGGCTGCAGGGGGTTCCGTTTGTTGGGCGGGCTGGACAATTCATGCAGGGCAGCGACGCCGCATGCGTCACTGAACTCCGGCGGGGTTGTCCAGGGTTTGCTGGTTGGCTCCGTCGAGCGACTGCAGGGCTCGGCTCAGGACTCGGGGTTGTACATGATCTCTCGGACTTCCTGGGCGCAACGGCAGGACGCGGCGAGCTTGGCCGCCCACGCCAGCGCTTCGTCCCGGGTGGGCACCTCGATCACGCAGAAGCCGCCGATGACCGCTTTGGTCTCCGGGTAGGGGCCTGCGGAGACGGAACCGTCGGGGGCGACGATGCTGGCCTGCTGGGTCAGGATGCCGCCGCCGAAGATCCAGACGCCGGCGGCCTTGGCCTCGCGCACCACGGTGTGTGACGCCGCCGATACGGCGGGCAGGTCTTCCTCGGAAACGGACATCGCTCCGTCATCGAACGAAATCAGGTATCGCCGCATGGTGAGCTCCCGGTTGCGCAACGGATGGACGGACAAGGGTAGCCGGTCAGCCGATTCGATGGCGCGGCGCGCGCTGGGGGCGCTGGCATGGGAATCTTGTGGCGGCGCGACGGCTTAACTAAGCTCGCGCCACCAGGATGCAGGTGGTGGCCGACGCATCCACTCTCCAGAGGGAAGGAACCATGCGGACGGGCAAGACTCCCTGGCCGAACGCTTGCGGCGCAGGCTTGGCGCTGGCGTTGCTGGCCGCCGTGTCCGGCGCCGGCGCCAGCAGCTTCACCAACTACGGTCCCATCTACTCCAGCTACAAGAAGGCCGGCGATGCCGGCGGCGGCTGCATTTCGGGCAGCATCGGCACCACTATGCCCGGCAAGAACTTCAACGTCATGGTGACCTTCGTGTCGGAGGCCAACGCCGAGAGCGATCTCAAGCGCGCCTACTTCGGCTTCAGCACCCTGGACAAGCGCCACGACTTCGACGACGGCCACGAGCGCGCCAGCGTGTTCCGGCTTTGCCTCAAACCGGGCAACTACCAGTTGGTCGGCATCAACGCGCAAAACTCCTACAACACCGAGCGGGTGCACGTGCCGTTCAAGGTCGAGGCGGGCAAGCATTACTACCTGGGCAGTTTCGTGTTCCATCGCGCCACGACCGCCTCGTTCAAGTGCAACGCGAGCATGCTGCCGCTGTTCGTCGAGGTCCGCGACGAGCAGGTGCGCGATCTGCCGGTGATCATGAAGCCTGAAAAATCCGTCGGCATCGAGCCGGAAGTGCGGCTCGTCGATCCTTCGCGGGGGCATCCGTATTTTCAGAGCTGCTCGGACGTCGGCAAAGCGGGCGGCTAAGGCAGGCGCGACCAGGCTCAGGCCACGACCGAAGGATCGGCGACTTCGATCACCAGCGGTGCGTCGGCGCCGGCATCGGCTGTGCGCCAGACGCGCGCCGCGGCGCCGATACCGGGAACCTGGGTCTGCAGCAGCTGGCCGCGCGAATGTTCGGGGTGCCATTCGCCGCAGACGGTACGGCCATCCTCGTCCTGCACGGTCAAGGTGAAGGTCATGACCGCACCGTCTTCGGCCAATGCCCAGTAGCGGTCGGTCACGCGTGCGGGCACTGCGATCGCGGTGGGCGCGATGTCGTGCCAGGCCGTTCGCAGTCGGGCTTCGTGTCGGGCCTGTCGGACCGAGCCGATCAGAATGGCCCACAGCGCCAGCGCCAGGCCGCCGATCATGACGGTGAAGAGTAGGTCGAACCACCAGCCCGGCGTTTCGCCGGTCCACAGCTCGTAGATCATCCAGGCGGCGCAGGCGGAGGTGGTCGCGCACATGAGCGCGAACAGCAGGCGCCCGGTGGGGCCCATGCGCTGCGGCAGCTTCAGGGCCTCGGGCGGTGGGCCGGGTGAGGCGGCGGCGTCCAGTCTCGGCAGCAGTTGGATGACGTGGCCGTCGGCGTAGTCGTAGGTGCTGGGTTTCGGCATGGGCGCAGGGTAGCGGGACGGATCGGCGCGATCATGACAGGCGAAGCGCTGCGGGCGCTCGTTGTTTGGACCTTGCGCGCGGCGGCGGGGGGCGACGATGCGGTTCGCCCTTGGCTCACCGCATCCTACGGCCGTCACTGATCTAGGCGCTGGGGAAGAGGACTTTCCAGAGCACGAAAGCGACCGTGCCCAGGATCGCGCCGCCGATGGCCATGACGGTCAGCGCGCCTTTTCGAAACGCGGCGGAGTGTTCGCCCAGCATGTCCTCGTCCGGGTCGCCCAAGCTCATCGCGTACAGGAAAAACGGCGCTGCTGCGATCGCGATGGCCCATTTGGGCGCGTCGAACTCCACCGCTGCCCACGGCGGAATGACTAGCGCCAGCAACCACAGGTATCTGAGCATGTTCGGCGGAGCTGGTAGAAGGATGCCAGCTGCGAAATCTACCGCGACGGGCATGTGGCGTCGCAGGCGGCGGGGCTCAAAGCTCCGGAATCGTCGCGGCAGCGAAAGGGCCGAGCACGCGCCAGCCCAGGTTCGCGTACAGGCCGCGGCCGTCCTCGGTGGCGACCAGGAGCTGGGTGCTGGTGAGGGATTGCCGCGCGCCGGCCAGTGCGTTCATCACCGCGACGCCCAGTCCCTTGCGCCGGTGCTCCTGCGCGGTTTCGATGCGGTCGTAGACGAAGACGTCGGCGGCTTCCGCCGCGCATCCGCTGGCGGCCAGATCGCCGGTCGCAGCCACGACGCTGGCGCGCACGACCGGTCCGTCGCGATCAAGCGCCAGACGGTACCCGTCCGGCAGCGGCTGGCGGACGGCGGCTGCGGCCGTGGCGACCATGAAGTAGTTCGTCGGCAGCATCTGCCAGCGCGCCGGCAGCGCGCTGCGCAAGGCCTCGTCGCTGCCGCACAGCTTCAGGTAATGCCGCGGCGCGGCGATCTCCTGCGCGATCTCGCGCAGCCCGTCGCACAGCCGCGGGAACACCCAGCGTTTGGTTTCCTTGTCCGATCCGGTATCCACGCGGTAGCCGCCGCGGTCGTGAACCGGAAGCGGCGCGCCCCGGGCGATGGAATGTGCGGTCTGCCAGGCGAAAACGAGCTGCGGATCGATCAGGGGCAGGGTCATGGCGTGTCGTGGGGCAACCGGGTGCAGCGCATTCTGGCGTGACGGCGCGGGCCGCACCATGCCGACGCACGGTCGCGATCCGTCGTGAGCGAGCACTGCAGCATGACCGGGTCGCAGGCGCTGAGACGAGGCAGGGCGTCGATCGGATCGAACCGGCGACCGACGCCGCCGACCTCGTAGCCTCAGCCCGGCGCGCCGGCGCTGAACAGCGCCTGCAAGGCGATGCCCATGCTGATGGACAGAATCCACAGCGCCGCGCTCTCGAACCAGGTCTCCAGCCGCTTGGCGCCCTGGTCGGTGTAGCCCAGTTTTTCCTTTCTGCGCAGCAGATCGTGCCCGTGTCGGATACGGTCCATCAGCGAGAACTGCACGAAGAACGCCAGCAGCGCCGACAGGA includes:
- a CDS encoding ester cyclase, whose amino-acid sequence is MKRTHWNALSAALIALAVAACAQEAPSSAATEPTAAAPVAASAVSVNTDELAAEQKNLATFDDLDFNVFSNRKWDELSHSHAKDILVHWPDGHTTTGIDVHIADLEKMFVYAPDTRIKVHPIRIAQGNMTAVSGIMEGTFTQPMPLGDGKFAPPTGKTFKLPMATIGRWENGVMQEEWLYWDNQTYMTQLGLAK
- a CDS encoding YkvA family protein — translated: MTLSTNAQSAAAPPDASLMRYPMPLLRSLKARAKALKQLTLVAYYAARDARTPWSVRLLALIVAAYALSPIDLIPDFIPVLGYLDDLILIPLGIALVVRLLPAEVLASAREQAQRSAQRPVSWVAAAVIGGVWLLALLLLGWWAYRWMHR
- a CDS encoding YciI family protein encodes the protein MRRYLISFDDGAMSVSEEDLPAVSAASHTVVREAKAAGVWIFGGGILTQQASIVAPDGSVSAGPYPETKAVIGGFCVIEVPTRDEALAWAAKLAASCRCAQEVREIMYNPES
- a CDS encoding DUF6869 domain-containing protein, yielding MTAPEPDPDEIDSPSRSIEEWASAYIAFQLDAGRPTDGHPDWWAVEKFMDASGTEECWEAILMVLSKEPPDTVLGVLAAGPLEDLIHFTGPQFIDRIETEARRSPAFRDLLGGVWKSGTPDVWARVESARGEPW
- a CDS encoding tannase/feruloyl esterase family alpha/beta hydrolase, with protein sequence MATSLGLSGALLFAGPVYDAKDLDAEAQHRLSRQRQDVRRAHTGTDRHLQPFEQHLAGESSMGKSVDLGQFGQAAINNGWLLLALVWPLAAQAGATHVPGSAPSAAKATCESLVAHDFSGIPDAAAKILTAEVVAATADAPEYCAAKGYIDPQIQFELRLPTRTWNGRYMQSGCGGFCGQVETDKYCGDAVERDFMVAAHNMGHIGSPTGEPFWGNDPVARRDFGTRSPHAMAVVAKTVAEYFYGQRPHHSYLRGCSTGGREGLGAAQFHPDDFDGIIAGDPAFAQRQGGIVNAWDMQQLIGDDGKPVLDADDLKLLAGAVLAVCDALDGVKDGILTEPRDCRFDPGTLQCPATDSDSCLSAAQVAVVRRLYDGPRNRAGQRIYPGWRMHGSELAWGDPGGVRLGLAKGMHAYLAQEKNPPQGYSYRQFDFSTEMHKLEAMSRLYDPVAPYTAPDLKAFQARGGKLIVYHGWADPTVSPMNTLDYYAKVTAQAGGLDKVREWFRVYMVPGMNHCRGGGVPDRFDLLTAIVNWVEKGETPGRIVATQYEGKAVTFEPSKAEARKTVVRTRPIFPYPEFAKYTGNGDVDNAANWVSETPRDIRDDDIDWIWAPRGK